From a region of the Myroides sp. JBRI-B21084 genome:
- a CDS encoding Ppx/GppA phosphatase family protein, whose translation MIKIKKYAAIDIGSNAMRLLITNVVEEANKPTQFNKSHLIRVPIRLGQDAFTVGEISEESANRMIKAMKAFKLLMQVYKVEKYAACATSAMREAYNGKELAEEIAKKAGVNIDIIEGKTEAAIIANSDLETFIKSNGHYLYVDVGGGSTEFTLFSNGKQIVSKSFKNGTVRLLNNMVTESVWTEIEKWIKTHTEHLPSLDLIGSGGNINKIFKMSGKTTDKPLTQNYLMQQFKYLNSLTYEERIYTLGLNTDRADVIIPAIKIYANAMKWSNAKHIYVPKIGLSDGIIKAMYYENTKIKTHTIL comes from the coding sequence ATGATAAAAATTAAAAAATACGCCGCAATTGATATTGGTTCTAATGCCATGCGCTTGCTAATTACAAACGTGGTAGAAGAAGCCAATAAACCAACCCAATTTAATAAAAGTCATTTAATTAGGGTTCCAATTCGTTTGGGGCAAGATGCCTTCACTGTAGGCGAAATTTCTGAAGAAAGTGCCAACAGAATGATTAAAGCAATGAAAGCTTTTAAATTGTTAATGCAAGTTTATAAGGTTGAAAAGTATGCAGCTTGTGCAACTTCGGCTATGCGAGAAGCTTATAATGGAAAAGAATTAGCCGAAGAAATAGCAAAAAAAGCCGGTGTAAATATTGATATTATTGAAGGTAAAACAGAAGCAGCTATTATTGCAAATTCCGATCTAGAAACTTTTATAAAAAGTAACGGTCATTACTTATATGTTGATGTTGGTGGTGGTAGTACCGAATTTACTTTATTTTCAAACGGAAAACAAATTGTTTCTAAATCTTTTAAAAATGGTACCGTACGCTTATTAAACAATATGGTTACCGAAAGTGTTTGGACCGAAATTGAAAAATGGATTAAAACACACACCGAACATTTACCAAGTTTAGACTTGATCGGTTCGGGCGGAAACATTAATAAAATTTTTAAAATGTCGGGTAAAACAACCGATAAACCTTTAACGCAGAATTATTTAATGCAACAATTTAAATACTTAAATTCGTTAACTTACGAAGAACGTATTTATACTTTGGGTTTAAATACCGACCGTGCCGACGTTATTATTCCTGCCATAAAAATATATGCAAATGCAATGAAGTGGAGCAACGCCAAACACATTTATGTACCAAAAATTGGACTTTCAGACGGAATTATTAAGGCGATGTATTACGAAAACACTAAAATTAAAACGCACACAATCCTTTAG
- a CDS encoding TIGR02757 family protein: protein MNFYELKEYLDFKANQYNNPNFIEADPIQIPHNYSLKEDIEISGFLAATIAWGNRKMIINSAKKMMQAMGNNPFDFVLNASTHQIESIDNVVHRTFNSIDFQYFIKSLKNIYNNHGGLENVFSNNSEQNLQNRISHFKKLFFELEHQPRTTKHISDPQKGSSSKRINMYLRWLVRKDANGVDFGIWNNISPAELSCPLDVHSGNVARALGILNRKQNDAKALVELDNALRKFDKTDPVKYDFALFGLGVFENVK from the coding sequence ATGAATTTTTACGAATTAAAAGAGTATTTAGATTTTAAAGCCAATCAGTACAATAATCCTAATTTTATTGAGGCCGATCCAATTCAAATTCCACATAATTATAGTTTAAAAGAAGATATTGAAATTAGTGGCTTTTTAGCAGCAACTATTGCTTGGGGAAATAGAAAAATGATCATAAATAGTGCAAAAAAAATGATGCAAGCTATGGGTAACAATCCATTTGATTTTGTATTGAATGCTTCTACTCACCAAATTGAAAGTATAGATAATGTAGTGCACAGAACCTTTAACTCTATTGATTTTCAATATTTTATAAAATCACTTAAAAACATTTATAATAATCACGGTGGCTTAGAAAATGTTTTTTCAAACAATTCAGAACAGAATTTACAAAACAGGATTTCGCATTTTAAAAAACTATTTTTTGAATTAGAACATCAACCTAGAACCACAAAACACATTTCAGATCCACAAAAAGGTTCTTCATCAAAGCGAATAAATATGTATTTGCGTTGGCTTGTAAGAAAAGATGCTAATGGTGTTGATTTTGGTATTTGGAACAACATTTCACCTGCCGAATTATCTTGTCCGTTAGATGTGCATTCTGGTAATGTTGCACGTGCTTTGGGTATTTTGAACCGAAAACAAAACGATGCAAAAGCACTTGTTGAATTAGATAATGCTTTACGCAAATTTGATAAAACAGATCCTGTTAAATATGATTTTGCTTTATTTGGCCTAGGAGTATTTGAAAACGTAAAATAA
- the ppk1 gene encoding polyphosphate kinase 1: protein MQINKSKYIDREKSWLAFNERVLQEAADHTVPLLDRLRFLGIFSNNLDEFFRVRYASVRRISIAKDQQKKLISGISAKDLLQDITDIVINQQAKSLAILKEIENELESEGIFIVNENEVNNEQIQFIREFFIHKVSPVLVTIILNDLAQFPLIRDSYGYLAVKLVKKTSEESSKSIKKRTRYALIEIPAHINRFVELPKINGKQYIIMLDDVIRINLDYIFSIFDYESISAHMIKITRDAELDFDSDLHKSFLEKISNSVRERRLGEVVRFVYDSTIDKDTLDFFLNKMDIEAVDSIIPGGRYHNRRDYMNFPNLGRNDLTIGKVQPLPVSGLSLQGMIQQIKNQDFLVHTPFQSFNYVVKFLREAALDPKVTSIKITLYRLAKNSQIISSLINAAKNGKQVTVQIELQARFDETSNINYAEIMQAEGIRLIFGVKGLKVHSKICVIERLEGKKVKRYGFVSTGNFNESTSNIYTDVTLLTANTRVMKEVNKVFEFFDVNYKIYRYKDLIVSPHYTRTKFMKLIDEEIQKALNDEPAMIRLKMNSLSDYKMIDKLYDASRAGVKIQLIVRGICCLIPGVPGLSDNIEAISIVDNLLEHSRIYIFGTNDNAKVYISSADFMTRNIDERVEVTCPIYNQDIKNELIDTFNIYWKGNVKVRIHSENLENKYRTIETTRFKAQEELYNYYRNKIEVILD from the coding sequence ATGCAAATTAACAAATCAAAGTATATAGATAGAGAAAAAAGTTGGTTAGCCTTTAACGAACGTGTTTTACAAGAAGCCGCAGACCACACCGTTCCACTTTTAGATCGTTTACGTTTTTTAGGGATTTTTTCTAACAATTTAGACGAATTTTTTAGGGTTCGATACGCTTCGGTTCGTAGAATATCTATTGCAAAAGATCAACAAAAAAAATTAATAAGCGGTATATCGGCAAAAGATTTACTACAAGATATTACTGATATTGTTATAAATCAACAAGCTAAAAGTTTAGCTATTTTAAAAGAAATTGAAAACGAACTTGAAAGCGAAGGCATTTTTATTGTTAACGAAAATGAAGTAAACAACGAACAAATACAATTTATTCGTGAGTTTTTTATTCATAAAGTAAGTCCCGTTTTAGTTACCATTATATTAAACGATTTAGCTCAATTTCCTTTAATACGTGATTCTTATGGCTATTTAGCTGTTAAATTGGTAAAAAAAACCAGTGAAGAATCTAGCAAATCTATTAAAAAACGCACACGTTATGCATTAATTGAAATTCCTGCACATATAAATAGGTTTGTTGAATTACCTAAAATTAACGGCAAGCAATACATAATTATGCTTGATGATGTAATACGTATAAATTTAGATTATATTTTTTCTATTTTCGATTACGAAAGCATATCGGCACACATGATAAAGATTACGCGAGATGCCGAATTAGATTTTGATTCGGATTTACATAAATCATTTTTAGAAAAAATTTCTAATTCTGTTCGTGAACGTAGGCTGGGTGAGGTGGTTCGATTTGTTTACGACAGTACCATTGATAAAGATACCCTTGATTTCTTTTTAAATAAAATGGATATTGAAGCGGTTGACAGCATTATACCTGGTGGGCGCTACCATAACCGTCGCGATTATATGAATTTCCCTAACTTAGGTCGTAATGATTTAACAATTGGTAAAGTTCAACCGTTGCCTGTAAGCGGATTAAGTTTACAGGGAATGATTCAACAAATTAAGAATCAAGATTTTTTGGTGCATACTCCGTTTCAATCTTTTAATTATGTTGTTAAATTTTTACGTGAGGCGGCCTTAGATCCCAAAGTAACTAGTATTAAAATTACGTTGTATCGTTTAGCAAAAAATTCGCAAATCATATCATCACTTATTAATGCTGCTAAAAATGGCAAACAAGTTACTGTACAAATTGAATTACAAGCAAGGTTTGATGAAACCAGTAATATAAATTATGCCGAAATTATGCAAGCCGAAGGCATCCGCTTAATTTTTGGTGTAAAAGGCTTAAAAGTACATAGTAAAATTTGCGTAATTGAACGTTTAGAAGGTAAAAAAGTTAAAAGATACGGTTTTGTATCTACAGGAAATTTTAACGAAAGTACTTCTAACATTTATACCGATGTTACCTTACTAACTGCAAATACGCGTGTTATGAAAGAAGTAAATAAGGTTTTTGAATTTTTTGATGTAAATTATAAAATTTACAGATATAAAGATTTAATTGTATCGCCACATTATACACGCACCAAGTTTATGAAGCTTATTGATGAAGAAATTCAAAAAGCCCTAAACGATGAACCTGCAATGATTCGCCTAAAAATGAACAGTTTATCTGATTATAAAATGATTGATAAATTGTACGATGCAAGCAGAGCTGGTGTAAAAATTCAACTTATTGTACGTGGTATTTGTTGCTTAATTCCTGGTGTTCCCGGCTTAAGTGATAATATAGAAGCAATTAGTATTGTTGATAATTTATTAGAACATTCGCGCATTTACATTTTTGGAACAAACGATAATGCAAAAGTATACATTTCTTCGGCCGATTTTATGACCAGAAATATTGATGAAAGGGTAGAGGTTACTTGCCCAATTTATAACCAAGATATTAAAAATGAACTTATAGACACCTTTAATATCTATTGGAAAGGAAATGTAAAAGTACGCATACATTCTGAAAATTTAGAAAACAAGTACCGTACAATTGAAACAACACGCTTTAAAGCACAAGAAGAGTTGTATAATTATTACCGCAATAAAATTGAAGTTATTTTAGATTAA
- a CDS encoding SixA phosphatase family protein yields the protein MKKLILIRHGKSSWDMPIEDHERPLTNKGIKNSNIVFDQIQNKLPERFLIWSSTAKRTHDTAKIFNEVLNIPQELTVLKQELYTFDANHLSNTIKNCKENVPSLIIFGHNNAITDFVNTFGDKFIDNVPTSGVVILQFEDENWNTIKKGTVTETLFPKDLINAN from the coding sequence ATGAAAAAGTTGATATTGATAAGACACGGAAAATCGTCATGGGATATGCCTATTGAAGATCATGAACGCCCTTTAACAAACAAAGGCATTAAAAATTCAAATATTGTTTTTGATCAAATTCAAAATAAATTACCCGAACGTTTTTTAATATGGTCAAGCACTGCCAAAAGAACACACGATACAGCCAAAATTTTTAACGAAGTATTAAATATACCACAAGAATTAACCGTTTTAAAGCAAGAATTATACACTTTTGATGCTAATCATTTATCGAATACAATAAAAAATTGTAAAGAAAACGTACCAAGCCTTATAATTTTTGGACACAATAATGCTATTACCGATTTTGTTAATACATTTGGAGATAAATTTATAGATAATGTACCTACATCGGGTGTTGTAATTTTACAATTTGAAGACGAAAATTGGAACACTATTAAAAAAGGTACCGTTACAGAAACCTTATTTCCCAAAGATTTAATAAATGCAAATTAA